Genomic window (Nilaparvata lugens isolate BPH chromosome 7, ASM1435652v1, whole genome shotgun sequence):
accaaatttgaacattttttgaactttttgtTCTTGAAAAGGTTAAGAAAACGCCGATTTTGGGTTTACCTTAGCCATAACTTTTAAGCTCTTCTATAGCCTATTTCTGTAGCCTACCTCGGCTGATCTCgagtaccaaatttgaacatttaattCTTGTGGAAGCTTAGCAAAATCAGGGAAAACGCTTGGAAAATtactgattttgggcgtattttcAGCGTTTTTACAAAACCCTTTCAATACAACAATTTTACACCTCAGCTGAGCCTGTGTATTAAATTTGTACATTATTTGTTAATTAGTTCTTGggaaaactgagaaaacgctggaaaaaggTAATACCGTACGCAGATTTTGTGCTTATCTtcggatttttttttcaaatccgttcttagtgtgcCTCCAGAAGTCCTTCTGGTAAATTTGGTATTATACCTGTctaattttaatgaatgaaaaatacctGCCTGTTCATGGTGAATGAGTGAGTAAATGGATCAGTGCCATTTTGCTGtaatatattgattaatatGCAACAATACATCATGACTAAATTTATTAGACTAACTTATATCTACTCAAAATGTTCGGTCATATTGTTCAATAGACTTTGTTTTTCTACTCCGACGTGATTTGAGTCACAAAAAGTCTTATTATTACTTGAGTTAACCGGTAGCAGATGAATCAATacaatatgaaattatattaatacgCTAGTAAATTCAACAGTTGAAGAATGATTGAGCCTTTTTATGATATCTTATTGGATTCTTTTGGAACATTTTCAACAACGCCTACATTGTTTTGTTCTTTTTTCAACAGCCAAATACCAGCAAATCTGCCAGGAGCACAGTCAAAATGGCGGCAGCGAAGCGGGCAGTCCGCAGTCGCCGGTGGTGGAACCGGAGCGAGTGGACTCGCCGAAGAAACGGCGGCTGTCGTCCGATTCCGCTGGCGCTTCAAATAATCCGCTGAAAGGTTTGCTGGGGCAGTACAACAGTGACGACGACACCGAAGGCCATGTTGACCAATCAGGGGCTGCTGTTGTTGGCAACGGTGGTTTGGATGCTAAAGTGGAGGATTTTTTGAAGGTtggttttgatttgatttttttgcggatgatgcccacatgagctttttgcttgtgcgtggttaatgggaagtgcgagggtgagttatgagatgatcaaacatcCATGCCTAATCGATGGGATTTgtcgggattcgaacccgctaCCAGGTaacactagcagactgaagggtgcaacgccttagtcaacTCGGCTATCTGGCCGGCGGCAGATTTATCAACTTACTGTTCTGTAGGCATATCTAATTCGATTTATTTTACATATTCACAGAAattaaatgtaaaaatataagatTAGCGAGCTGATAATCtgtttaattgattgaaacggAAATATCTCGATATTTAGTTAGCTATTGAAAAATGGATGCATTTCCTCTATATtactgtttttatttatttattatttttattttcacaagaaatcactgaatgggagagaaaaactaaggatactccttgtactatttctttcccgaatttagataatattttaaaagtccgtTATGACTTTAAAAGAGGTTATGattccttttttaattaatCTTTTTTCACTAAAAAGGAAcaaaaaactaagaattttgaattttgacggttgagAAACAggatagaaaacaaaaatattacagtcAAATCActatcaattgaaatttatttatttaaagccagaaaaattaaaaaaaattgttttatttctaaAGTGGGATTTACTGCAAATGGTTAGCATTCCTAATGGCCAGACCATATCGAGCGTTTTTAGAGTTGGCAGGGCAGAAAAACGTCTTAAATCGCTTGCAAAAAGCTAAAAAAGGTCTAGCCCCATGCCCCAAGGGTCAAAACCTAGTGGAGCGGCGAAAACCTAATTAAATACTAAATACCTACCTTTGCCGTTCCAATATGTTCTCTTCTTACAcatttgaataggcctacatcaaTTATTTTTAACGCTCTCTGATACCTTATCATTGGAATATGTTTATTATTggaataacatcaatgttttaTCATTCAACCAaagctgacagttgaaagtgaatcaaATCTTAGTGAAtaagattatttaaatttgaatttaatactGGCTCTCTTTTGCAAACAGGAAATCCAAGAAATCGCACCTCTCGAAAAACCAgttaaaaagaagaagaagaaggtggccGCAACCGCCAAACCCAAACCAGTGGTGCAACAAGCGGATGCAACCGAGTTGTATGCAAATGCAACTGCAGCGGAAAGTGCATCACTGCAGCCCACCATAGCCTGGCAGGAGTGCTTCGATGAGGGCACTGGGTAtgcatcaataaataaatatctcttGAAAAGTGATACAATAGTGATCAGAATTCAATTCATTCTCCATTCATTGATTGCAATGCTATTGTGCAAATTTTAgactatttattcattaacagAGTcgcaaataataaaatacaatatgattgggagatgaCCACTCGGCGTAGGTCGAAACTGTCTCTCTCCTAAATTTTCATCGGTTTTGGAAAATAGTTTTGGATGAATGTATGTGAGAATGTATATGAGAATATgttttagtccaggcaatgaatactcaaaaaagggtataggaGAAAAGTTTTGGAGgaaaatttttgaccccgcagtctTGTTCatggtagtaaggaggtaaacaaagcaaaagtccccatccctacctcatgtgctaaagggatgagggtggcttaaaagttgcatttttgagcgttttgcttccacgctcatatcttgggGAAAAACGTTTAActgacataactaactatttaaaaatgaagtttgataaATTATCTACCCTTTATGTTgagtagagttttgtgatattccccacagttttcgagatatccgctcatGAAgttgtgaaattttaaaaatagctggtttttatccaatttttttgctctttcagggcttataactctccaacaatgcattgtaaaaataattactcATCGTGGGTTtttagagcattaaattatctttgaTGCGATGTATTATTCCACTATTTCAAGTTTTCcttccattgttatagcagctttaatGTAGCGGGTGATATTTTCAATGCTGTAACATTGACAAtcaattgacaataaaatttgaaggggttggtgaaaattttcaacattgcAACAAGTGTCATCTCAGCGGttacacaccttcaacagaggagATAAAATGCGCACTTTTCCTATGTTTACACTCTCACTAGTCACAattaagctgcaaagtcaacAACGTTTTTCCGGCCCCCCTTTCAAGTTCTATTGTCAATTGATTGTCAATGTTACAGTATTGAAAATATCATCCCCTACattaaagctgctataacaatggaaacattattaaaaaatcactCTGTAATACTGTCAACTGGTCAGCCTGAGTTGAAagcattgaaaagttgaaagaGATAGTTGAATAGTTGAAGAAAATAGGAAGAGATAGGCATGGCATTGAATTACAAGCAATCAAGCCTGGTGACAAGTGAATTGATTTATTCTAGCACTACTTTTCAGTGTTGTCAGTTCGTTGAGCATGGCATTTGTTTTAAAGGTGTCTGAGGCTCATTACACTTTTGAAGTACAATGTAGCATACGATTTAAATGACTTGATTGGATGTGTAGGTACGCTTACTACTGGAACATGCACACAAACGAGGTGACTTGGCAGATGCCGGCTGAGTACCAACAGTACCTGGTGGTGTTGGAGGCTTGGCAGAGGCAGCAGGCTGTATTGGTAGCGGCCGCTGCAGTTGGCAGCACTGCCAGTGATGCTCGTAAGTACGATATACAAAGTGATGTAGATTCTTTAGGCCATGTAGCTAGTAGGCCTACGGTATAGATGGTGGTTCAGTCACCAGAGGACGCTTAAAATTGCAGATGTGTTGGGGGGGGGATGAGTACTGCGTATGTGCTCTTTTTGTATTGCTATCTGTTTTTCACTAAACAACAAGGCAGCCAACCCTTTTCTCGTGGCTCAACCGATCCTAATCACCTAATGCAATACGGGCCAAAAAAACGCAAAGTCTGGTGGAAGGTCTTCTTCATAAAACTGTTTTTTTGTCAAAGTttctaatatattttaattttaagttttgacattttttatgcttattTACCTAtgtgattttaattttttttcaaatttaaaaataaataactttgtAGTATATATTTCACTAAAAGCTTTTAATCTAATGATTTGTAATGAATTTACTTCATTGTATTTGCTATTTTGATCACTAATGTATCAgcatttttattatcaaattttgatggtgtgtaatcttgaaaaaattatatacttccaatttagtccagtcaatatagacataagaaaaggggtgtgcttgcaatttatattgtagttctgattttttaatatattttgtggatacatgagagaagtccagaaccgatttcttcatgcaaaatttccttgtgcttaatacagagtggcccaaaaacttcgtattttcggttcatttttcagctatttctaccaaatccagtaatcggacagaaaaatttgctctcgccttttttcagattatgaaattctgagtAAAAttagatcattcggaactcttaatatccaataagtactgagttatgattttaaaaaatgagtaaaatttgaagaaaaatcaattctgatgaattttaggtCTTGATCatcaatatcttccgatttagatgtataattcaaaatccctctgggcgtatttttttGCTCTATAATCTGAGatcagatagagcgctctatctcttATAGATCTCCAGGTAcatctgacaacaatgctccttgtattgtgaaaaacaccttattttcagcttcaaccatcatcaccaactacattgccctcacattgatatttcgcactatgacataagttcatgagattatgttctatgaaaagttacagaagattttaaaaatggcgaatTCAGTTTCTTAATTTTTCGATTCGAATTTAAAGATTCTTCTGTTgattaaaagtttttaaaacgagtctgatacatcgtagaaactcacgattgattccaaattgtagataaattaaACCTCTaagagctcagttgcctaaaatccatcttgaaacACTCTTCCCTATCACAGAACTGTCacaaccgttaatatgagaaaaatatctacaatgtccggatttttttcaacaatcgaaTCTTACTTTACGAACACATTTTTCCATAAAACGTTCACAGTAAATGAAGGGGAAGATTCTACTGAACATTTCAATATCAAGTAATGTTTTTaacgggttaccgagatacatagctctgaatatagaaattggccaaattttgtgtattgaaatatgggcgtaagtacactcaacaataaattttacatttttctacCAAACTTCACCTATGATGCATGATTCTGGAcagccttgacgagccgagaagaatgaagtgtagtacgatgaaatctgagcattgtgtcaaaagttataagagtgtttgaaattttgatccttgaggtgtccttatgcgagCCTCTCTACTAGGAAAtgctgaaatgaagtgcatctaatgggtgatcctcatagaacataatctcatgaacgtATGctattgtgcgaaatatcaatgtgaggacaatgtaatTGGTAATGATGGTTgtagctgaaaattaggtgtttttcacaataaaagaagcattgttgtcagattcacttggaaatctatatgagatagagcgctctatctgatctcagattgtagagcacaaaaatacgaccagagggattttgaattatacatctgaatggtaacaatcggaagatattgatgatcaaaaactaaaattcatcagaattgattttttctttaaattttactcatttttggaaaatcattactcagtactcattggagattgagagttccgaatgatcttatttttattcagaattttataatctaaaaaaagggcagagcaaatttttctgtccgattactgtatttggcagaaatagttgaaaactggaaaatgaattgaaaatacgaggttttttggccactctgtatttagcacaaggaaatttttcatgaagaaatcggttctggacttctctcatgtatccaaataataaattaaaaaatcagaactacaatataaattgcaagcaccaatgcatatagtgactggactaattgtCATAAACTGATTTCTCTGTTTACAGCTTCCCAACAACCTCAGCAGTCGAACAAGAAGACTGAAACTAAAGACAAATCGaccaaaaataaacaattggATAAGAGAAAATCTAAGAAATCTGATGACAGTGGATCGGAAGACGAGTAAGAACAAGTTAATCTATTTTCTATTAATTAGTCAAGTTGGATTTCCACCTATTAGTGTTGGTGTCCGGTTCCgtgaaaatattcttcttatGGGTTCCAATGGGATTACTTATACTCGGTTGGCCGGGATCAGTTGCCATTAGAACCCATGTAaagaatgttttcattaaacCGGGTACGGGCTCTGATAATGATAAGTGCGAATCTAGATTAATTCATTTCTTGGTAAGGATTTGTAAACTAGAATTTTGAAAAGCTGGTgtgaaagaataagaaattcATTCGTTCAAGCAATTATTTTAGATTAGATGATTATACAGTaatcaagtaataaattgaacaacatgttttattgaatacttgtttcaattaaataattcaattgaactaataataattatttgattgaaaatgaagttACATTCTAATCACATCGAGGTTTACCCTTTAACTATTGTTTAAtccaatattgtttataaatgagaataaatggTGGTACTCTTGCAGATTTTTGACAAAACGTGATGCTAACAGATTTGATTGAATTCCTAAATTGAGTATTGAATATGGCAGCTGCAAATTTATTAGtccaaaatattacaatattggaaatCAAACAAATTAACAAAGCAAGCGGCCTGTGTAAGTTTTGCTCTAAGATTTTAATTGGTTTTAGATCTAACACACCTTTCATTATTTCGTTATTATCTTTGTTTTTGTAGGAAAATCGAACTGATAACATCCTATGGCCAGTCATCTTCGGAGGACTCAGATTCAGAAGAAGAAATGGAAAAGCATAAGCCAAGTGTCGCTTCAAGTAAGCCTCAGCTAGGACTTGGCAGGGCTTTCCAGCAGGAACCAGCAGCTGCTGTCAAGAGGGACTCGGTCCAGCAAAAACCGCCATCTGTGACTGCAAACAAACCAAAACCTATGCTCCCCAAGTCTGCGTTGAAAAAATCTGTTGAAGAAAAATTGTCTGCGCTGCAGAAAAAATCTGACAAGTCGTCCGTTTTGCCGAAAATTGGAGAGAAGACGTCCGTTTTGTCTAAACCAAGCGTTAAACCGTCCATTGTTTCAAGTGTTGAACCGTCGCTTGTTCCGAAAGAAGCCGATAAATCGTCTATTATCTCGAAAGGTGTCGAAAAATCCTCTGTTATCTCGGATAAATTGTCGGTTAGTTCCAAAGTTGTCGATAAACCGTCCTCAATTGGGGATAAACCCTCGGTCAAGTCGACTGTGGACGACAAACCATCAGTTACTTCGACAGTATCTGACAAAGCGTTGGTTATTTCAAAGGAGACTGATAGCAAATTGTCGAACAATCCTAAATCTGCCGTTAAAACCTCGGTTATGGCACCGACTGAAACTAAACCAGCCCCCGTTAGTTATGATTCGAACAGTGCTAATACAGGAAATAAAGACAGTGAAAAGGAGTCGACAGTTTTGAAGAAACCTAGTGAAAAGAAGgtcattgataatattgaaactctGAAAAGGTTGAAAAAACTGAAACGGAAAACAGTTGATTCCGAGTCCGATTCAAGTAGCAGCAGTGACAGCAGTAGTGAGGAGAGTAAAAAtgaggaagatgatgatgatgatgatgatgacgatgacgaTGATGAAGATATTAATGAGAGTGATATCTTGGCTAGACTAAAGAATCAGGCGAATATTCTGAAGGAGCTAGGTGGTGAAGTGCCTGACTCAATCAAGGCGTTGATATCAGATGATGGTCCGACGTCGTTCTCACTCATTGCAGGTTAGTTTTTCACGTgataaatattatgatttttaaaaaaattttattaattatgattTTTGTATTTCTCTTGCTTGATTCATTTGGAAATGCTCATTATTCACCTAAACAAAATGCaacacaaattcaaattctcaataaGCATCTGGcagataagaaaaataaaaacattctgTCTTTCAAAAATCTACGTATCATTCGGTGATACGTGGATACGGAAAGCAAGCTGGGACACGCAGGAATGGAGGCTGGGCTGGCGACCCTAGTGTAGTGAGCAGTGAGCGCAATAAGAACTAATGTCCACTGGTGGCTAATGTAATACGGgccttattgaaaatgtttattaatGTGATTTTCCTATTTTGTTTTAGGCTACGGTGATTCGGACGCTGAAGACGACAAAGAAGCCGGACAAGAAAAAGTAGAGAAGAAAATAGAGAAAGAAGCACCTCCCACTAAACCATCAGTTGCACCTAGTGAAAACAAACCACTTTTCCCCATCATGGAAAGTGTGAAAGCGGAAGCGGATAAAATGAAGGTGGAAGAGAACGAACAAAGCAGAAATGAAGTAaaggaaaagaaagaggaaCCAAAGAAAACGGAATTGGAAGATGCAAGATTGGCTGCTAATAGGAAGGTGATAAAGCTATCGGCTAGGGCAAAGACGCTTATTAAGAACAGTGTGACGACTGCCAAGGCTAGGGCTACTGATTTCGTCAAAACCGACCAGGGACTGAAGCCGGCCAAGAGTTCGGATGTCACACAAATCAAAGGTTCAGGTAAGTGCAAGGCTCAGACAAGCTTTCATTCTATTACACAAATATCCTAATTCAAAACCAAATgtattcagaataaaatgcatGCCACGTTTTTACCCAAGTCTCAGTAATAGTAGACacgaaaaaataaaattgaactacctatataataaatttgatgtcaCATAGTTCGATAGTAAATATCACTGTCAACAGTGTAATGGGGTTAATATTATTGGTTATTGTTAGGTTGTGAGTATGAATAGGTGAGATTTATAGAATGAGTAATAAGTTGTAAAATTTTACTAATTCATTAtgataacaatttataatggggagaatcgcttggcttgcgagaggttaaattgtTCTAACTCCAACTCATGAGAAATGAactataattttaaataataaacagaacaaataatattttgaagaactaaataatctatttaaaattgaaatccaaaatgaaattgaaaactaaaattaaatatcaagggaaatttaaaataacagtaataataaaatattgtgtacGCTccgtgtacagtaaattgttccagttccaatcgtaaattgttccgcCACGttactagtgcaaaatgttcccatggaacgccatttcaaaatcgttggttcaagcttttggcgcgcacttataaagttgatttacaccaaaatatgtcgtttactagcttcgtgaatgaagaaaggctgttttacaaacttaccatctagaaaagtgtgcatttctttcattccattactctcaaattttctatagagaaaaaatcattcaacgaatggttatcaaacatcattttcTTGGTTAAGttattctatggctatgctatggtaaacaaacaagctatcagcgcatgcgcagagaagcaagcagactacaattcaatcgaccaatgagagctctgaTAGTTTGAACTGTCACAATTTACCaaacttcgactgtggggcagaaacttggaactggtttctggtaaagaatctgtcaaaattcttcccATGGGAAGCAAAATGTATCTCAtatgattgtttatttttatgattaacATTTTATTCGAATCTCTTTTCATTGTTCTAGGAACAAAAGACACTCAACCACCAACCCTCGAAGAAAAACCGAAACCTATTGCAAAACCGGAGCCAGAGTccaagaaaaaaacaaaattgaaatcagTGGCTTTGACAAGTAGCAGCTCGCTAGAACCTCCAAAAACCGCTGACGTTGGCAAGACTGTTTCGGCGCTtagtagtgatagtgtaaaccACACTACTATTGTGAACACTGCAGGTACTAGTGTAAGCAGTAGTCTAGCCTACACTAGCACATGGAGCTATGGCAGTGAACATCCCTCGGGCGAGAGAAGAGGTTTCGGATTTTCGTCACAGCCGGATGTGGGTGTTAGCAAGACGGAGAAGAAGGCTGGTAAAAAAGGAGGTATGATTCAGTTTGTGAAATCGGATACTGTACTGAACGAACCGGCCGCAGTGGAAAAAGCGCCTGTCATACTGGAAGAGAAGAGTGAGTTACAAacattttcacaattttataaTGCACGGAGAGAATATTGTAACATTGATTGTGTGATATTGGAGGAGAAAAGTGaattatcaatacttttattatatctaATAAGTATTATTATCATCCTTCGTAATTTCAATAGATAGCCCATTCAAATTAAGACAATGCAgtgtttcaatttcaaaccgATAATCGTTAAActtcataaattttaaatttggaattATCAGTCTCAGTTTTCTCTACTTTTCATTATAAACAAATCATTGATTGTCCATTTTAGGGTTGATTTAGTGTGAGTCTTTGGTTGATTAgtttattctatttcattttatatttgttggcTTGCTCACTTGTTTACTTTTGATAataacaattcaaattcaatatttatttatctttttaatatttatctagtttcatacaatattttattgatcacCTATGGTGGGCTCTGTGAAGTGTTTATTAGTAACTTATCACATTAAAGTATCGTCATGTATATAGGGGGGAGGGGGGTTATTATAATAtcttaaatattttcaagtatttacAGACTTTACAACTTTTTTATTAGATTTCCAATATCATCGATACTTATTTAAGGACTTGTATTCACAGTTCATGTAAATTATTGAGCTATTGAAAATACACTGTTTCTGTTGGagtcaattttatttatctagTTGAAGTTTTAATCATTTACGActtgttttattgaaaactcCACGTTTTTGGTTGGACTATATGATttatttctgtatatttgttAACCGTGTTTGCTGTTTCCAGAACTGGTGGCCAAAACTGTGACAGCCATCGATCCAGACACTGAGGCTACACTGAAAGACTTGGCAACAGTGATCAAGGAGAAGACAACCTTCCTCAGTGAGGGCAAGGAGCCCATTTCAGCAGTCCAAGTCATGTCCATTCAGCTTGAGGTAATTCCAAAGCAATTCACCTAAATGGGAACGCGCCAACTAAGCTCCCCGTCAGTAGAGCTCCTTTTAAAACCACTTTCGAGGGGATTGGTTGAGGGGCGTCAACTGAGCTCCTGAGAGTGGAGCTTAGCTGacggggagcttggttgtcgtgaGCGTTCGAGGAGCTTGTTTGTTGTCTACGGTCCCGACAACTAGTCCTTACTCTATGGATTTACTCTATGCACTTACTCTATGGATTTCCTCAAATCACTCCTGGTTTTCCCAGTCATTCATTGCTTTTTGATGAGTCatatcacatttttcaagaaccaatagttcaaacttcattaTGAGGTTCAGCTCAGTTATTGGTTCATATAATGATAAGTTGCATATAATGATGCTAGGACGGCAAAAAACTGGATGCCAAAAACCCGTGGTGTGTGCAACGGGGTAAAGCTTATTTCTATTACTATGGATTCAGTGTGCTCTATAATAATATACCTTCTACCCTCTAAGGGTGTATTTATAGTGGGTTGAATGATGAAGATTAGGATGTCACTACAGATGGTATTCATGAATCAGCTTTAGTAATCAAACACTACACGAAATAAATGAAAGTGGACAATCAATatggagaagaaaaattaattgacttttttaataatgcctagataaattttcatatattTCGGAATTTTTAGCAGTCAGGtgcattgaaatttaaaattgaatttttggaTCACagattaaaaaaacaaaaatatttccgATGCCAGTATTACAAGGTGatagtttttctcaatgaaaattgagatgaaaatatgatttcaCATGAATCTCTTTTCATAAATGATCTGCATATGGCATAGAACTATAACCGTGTAAGGCccaccgcaaagtagacccacgctaatccacggaaagcaacccacgccgtggaatgttttgtaaaccattgctaggcttctctagacatctgtgtaatacatgcaatgaataatccacttgtcagctgattgattatgaataattctatagcaatggtttacaaaacatcccacggcgtgggttgcgtttcgtggattagcgtgggtctactttgcggcgggcctaataCCGGCCTAATAAACGAATTTGAATGCCTAGGTCTACTAACTTTGAAGATTGCCCAGCACATGTGATACAGTATAACTGTCTTTGAAATCGAAGCTgtcacacaaccctttacattcCATACTAGAAAAATAccatattaaaaaatcaagatTAACTTtgatcaatcataattaatcaaaagagaatagttgaaaattagTGAATAGTTATTTAAAAGAGGACAGTGACaaatcaatgtagaattattcctacaattcacattacatgaaaaaattataaggcccggtcgcacaaaagccggttaaatttttaatttatattaaattttaaccgtggttaatttcacgagaaccaatcagagaaggcgtttttgaaaagacggcttcactgattggctctcgtg
Coding sequences:
- the LOC111049149 gene encoding formin-binding protein 4 is translated as MKRRGTARKPVLDLNSKADSPVRQSWQTKYQQICQEHSQNGGSEAGSPQSPVVEPERVDSPKKRRLSSDSAGASNNPLKGLLGQYNSDDDTEGHVDQSGAAVVGNGGLDAKVEDFLKEIQEIAPLEKPVKKKKKKVAATAKPKPVVQQADATELYANATAAESASLQPTIAWQECFDEGTGYAYYWNMHTNEVTWQMPAEYQQYLVVLEAWQRQQAVLVAAAAVGSTASDAPSQQPQQSNKKTETKDKSTKNKQLDKRKSKKSDDSGSEDEKIELITSYGQSSSEDSDSEEEMEKHKPSVASSKPQLGLGRAFQQEPAAAVKRDSVQQKPPSVTANKPKPMLPKSALKKSVEEKLSALQKKSDKSSVLPKIGEKTSVLSKPSVKPSIVSSVEPSLVPKEADKSSIISKGVEKSSVISDKLSVSSKVVDKPSSIGDKPSVKSTVDDKPSVTSTVSDKALVISKETDSKLSNNPKSAVKTSVMAPTETKPAPVSYDSNSANTGNKDSEKESTVLKKPSEKKVIDNIETLKRLKKLKRKTVDSESDSSSSSDSSSEESKNEEDDDDDDDDDDDDEDINESDILARLKNQANILKELGGEVPDSIKALISDDGPTSFSLIAGYGDSDAEDDKEAGQEKVEKKIEKEAPPTKPSVAPSENKPLFPIMESVKAEADKMKVEENEQSRNEVKEKKEEPKKTELEDARLAANRKVIKLSARAKTLIKNSVTTAKARATDFVKTDQGLKPAKSSDVTQIKGSGTKDTQPPTLEEKPKPIAKPEPESKKKTKLKSVALTSSSSLEPPKTADVGKTVSALSSDSVNHTTIVNTAGTSVSSSLAYTSTWSYGSEHPSGERRGFGFSSQPDVGVSKTEKKAGKKGGMIQFVKSDTVLNEPAAVEKAPVILEEKKLVAKTVTAIDPDTEATLKDLATVIKEKTTFLSEGKEPISAVQVMSIQLEMLTNAWSENALSSDFYHNWLMSVTRQLTSLEMSATPLNWACFWDRSHKRYYYRETQTGRVQWEYPVVADTATAKTAALASTPPLVNESAETALVSSYASDDAMDLCNTPPPPPLDDEDEQPPMPPPPPNISFGESEEQAADKDTTTEDTSCSNGEPPQAPPPPMISDSFDMNSKSPPPPPVSPPPLPPPPPTMSESTPPAPDPNLSLELSSFYSDLAALDPPPKPPAPAPLPPAPAPLPPLPPPPDSATAPLPPLPPLPPSQPPPPTDPPLPNSSATSGTKKKKKPKLGTGLSLKKRGYSSLMEKWQQIAEDEKDSD